A window of the Podospora bellae-mahoneyi strain CBS 112042 chromosome 6, whole genome shotgun sequence genome harbors these coding sequences:
- a CDS encoding hypothetical protein (EggNog:ENOG503PDBR): protein MSNVSEQAVGSLTANTTQTSPTVSSSDGFEFASPGRRYTDWDDDNGDPRSQCGVMIAAGYTERSGPRPFPCPIRSCETKCIKVKDLGFHFSRSHYASYLKDNGDGSFDLVGAYAPKRGNIGPSGNILHPRPSVVVAKTRPDGSVEWAANWWVLRHHMLPATAAADVPVGDEALANRSWPPKSIWDHMEAEEKTSQGAVAEEDAGRMAAEQQRATEQQSPAEPMANVMAARPLRRIPGTNQVHMNVWLPGVKTPGVMRKEQQQLYRMHTLRWSDVHQRPVPRRRKSPQAAQATAQAQQVVPQVPQVSQAEQPADIARNAAMEGVEEEHEGVSTRYKLRARTSESGHLYPQAPPPAPAEPDESIPEEPAPPPPIVKHQGGEPKSRILEGIPSSNGVQTTGFVIAEQVLEIEDWEVAPGRIREMDPKSDSIAFSKSFLSSTHAVEVCEDGAFRVDVIRSHQTFKIEGEENQIRLVSLASGKLRVKIGEEPEFVMGPHGMFKVKAGAGCTLRNRMYVEAIIHTTVLNGFS, encoded by the exons ATGTCGAATGTGTCGGAGCAAGCTGTCGGTTCGCTAACCGCAAACACCACCCAGACTTCTCCGACCGTTTCATCTTCTGACGGCTTCGAGTTTGCTTCACCGGGAAGAAGGTACACGGACTGGGATG ATGACAACGGAGACCCTAGATCGCAATGCGGAGTCATGATTGCTGCTGGATATACTGAGCGTTCGGGACCGAGACCGTTCCCGTGTCCAATCAGAAGCTGCGAGACAAAGTGTATAAAGGTGAAGGATCTGGGTTTTCATTTCTCG CGCTCCCATTATGCAAGTTATCTCAAAGACAACGGAGATGGGAGCTTTGATCTCGTTGGTGCATATGCCCCCAAGCGAGGCAACATTGGCCCAAGCGGCAATATCCTTCACCCGCGCCCCTCGGTTGTTGTCGCCAAAACGCGGCCCGATGGGTCGGTTGAGTGGGCGGCGAACTGGTGGGTCTTGCGGCATCATATGTTGcctgctactgctgctgccgatGTGCCCGTGGGCGATGAAGCACTGGCTAATCGGAGTTGGCCGCCAAAAAGCATTTGGGATCATATGGAGGCGGAAGAGAAAACTAGTCAGGGGGCGGTGGCAGAAGAGGACGCCGGTCGGATGGCGGCGGAGCAGCAGAGGGCAACGGAACAGCAGAGCCCGGCGGAACCAATGGCCAATGTGATGGCAGCAAGGCCACTTAGAAGAATACCGGGAACCAACCAGGTTCATATGAATGTTTGGCTCCCGGGGGTTAAGACGCCCGGGGTTATGAGGAaggaacaacaacaactatATCGTATGCACACACTGAGATGGTCGGATGTGCATCAAAGGCCCGTGCCACGGCGTCGAAAGTCTCCACAAGCTGCGCAGGCTACAGCCCAGGCTCAGCAGGTTGTTCCACAGGTCCCTCAGGTCTCGCAAGCTGAACAGCCGGCGGATATTGCGCGCAACGCTGCcatggagggggttgaggaagaacaTGAGGGTGTTTCCACTCGGTACAAGCTGAGGGCGCGGACTTCTGAGTCGGGACATTTGTACCCACAGgcgccgcctccagctccagcagaaCCTGACGAGTCTATCCCAGAAGAACcagccccaccaccacccatcgTAAAACACCAGGGGGGGGAACCCAAAAGCCGCATTTTGGAAGGGATACCATCATCCAACGGTGTCCAAACCACGGGCTTCGTCATCGCGGAGCAAGTTTTGGAAATAGAAGACTGGGAGGTTGCGCCGGGGCGGATCAGGGAGATGGACCCCAAATCCGATAGCATTGCCTTTTCCAAGTCTTTTCTTTCGAGCACGCATGCTGTGGAGGTGTGCGAGGATGGGGCTTTCCGGGTGGATGTTATCAGGAGCCATCAGACTTTCAAgatcgagggggaggagaaccAGATCAGGCTGGTGTCACTTGCTTCGGGGAAGTTGAGGGtcaagattggggaggagcCTGAGTTTGTGATGGGGCCGCATGGGATgttcaaggtcaaggctggGGCGGGGTGCACGCTGAGGAATAGGATGTATGTGGAGGCTATTATTCATACGACGGTTTTGAATGGGTTTTCTTGA
- a CDS encoding hypothetical protein (COG:S; EggNog:ENOG503Q6U2), which produces MHRQLLPSLSSRLNLACSPVSRSVRVHSPAYTWFPLHTPTTINCHNCAPLTTTSHSLSRTLFKPRLKTAQFATMAATDATLRTFFQSPKYAVVGASANQEKYGYKVFKWYLNHNLPVTPINPSGKPIPVDGEDRPVVTSLKEIEKPEETSVSFITPPAITLSSLKEAKELGFPSVFLQPGTFNNEVLAFAKNNFRAVVAGDGGWGGEGWCVLVDGERGLKAVGKL; this is translated from the exons ATGCATCGTCAGCTTCTTCCCTCTTTGTCCTCTCGATTGAACCTCGCTTGCAGTCCAGTTTCACGATCCGTTCGAGTGCATTCTCCAGCTTACACCTGGTTTCCTCTTCACACTCCCACAACTATAAACTGCCATAACTGTGCTCCACTCACAACGACATCACACTCTCTCAGCCGCACTTTATTCAAACCCCGTCTCAAGACAGCTCAATTCGCAACCATGGCTGCTACCGATGCGACACTCAGGACGTTTTTCCAGTCTCCCAAGTATGCCGTCGTGGGAGCTAGTGCCAACCAAGAGAAGTACGGGTACAAAG TCTTCAAATGGTAcctcaaccacaacctccctgtcacccccatcaacccctccggcAAGCCCATTCCCGTCGACGGTGAGGACCGCCCCGTTGTCACCTCGCTCAAAGAGATCGAGAAGCCAGAGGAGACCTCGGTTTCGTTCATCACCCCCCCTGCTATTACCCTTTCCAGTTTGAAAGAGGCAAAGGAGCTCGGCTTCCCGAGTGTGTTTTTGCAGCCGGGCACTTTTAACAATGAGGTGCTGGCTTTTGCGAAGAACAACTTTAGGGCCGTGGTtgcgggggatgggggttggggaggggaggggtggtgtgtgcttgttgatggggagagggggttgaaggctgtGGGGAAGTTGTGA
- the PMP3_2 gene encoding plasma membrane proteolipid Pmp3 (EggNog:ENOG503P9V8; COG:S), with the protein MEKSPAYNYNYNNNNNNNGGMGMDTGITGGTSSSSANPMQQPAYTDNTKPHTNDYYAAPPASSSAGVGAGATPTTHPVGMDHTNRDSMASTAVPPATTSMSSSSFTGSDVILLIMAIFLPPVAVFLKRGCDAHFFINILLTILAWLPGMIHAFYVVVRYPGDLGDRRARKGEGKRSI; encoded by the coding sequence ATGGAGAAATCACCGGCCTACAactacaactacaacaacaacaacaacaacaacggggGCATGGGAATGGACACGGGCATCACTGGCggcacatcctcctcctctgccaaTCCTATGCAACAACCTGCGTACAccgacaacaccaaaccccaCACCAACGACTACTACGCCGCCCCTCCTGCCTCGTCTTCCGCAGGCGTAGGCGCAggagcaacaccaacaacccaccccGTGGGTATGGACCACACAAACCGCGACTCGATGGCATCCACCGCCGTACCCCCAGCTACCACCAGCATGAGTTCATCAAGTTTCACAGGAAGTgacgtcatcctcctcatcatggccatcttcctccccccggTGGCGGTCTTCTTGAAGAGGGGATGTGACGCGCATTTTTTTATCAACATCCTGCTCACGATCTTGGCGTGGTTGCCGGGCATGATTCATGCTTTTTATGTTGTAGTGAGGTACCCTGGTGATTTGGGGGAtcggagggcgaggaagggggaggggaagaggagtaTTTGA
- the TAM41 gene encoding Mitochondrial translocator assembly and maintenance protein 41 (BUSCO:EOG09263B7X; EggNog:ENOG503NYI1; COG:S), which translates to MAAPTSNRLPFLLRGRFPLRPRPTTTRPLPLGTARRYGTNVEDKNELDKESREGAQHDAAADQATDTSRSDTKSAQAIADEASSRSDSESSVVSDLKDWETNPNFKIESFSDLPHANFGVNQHIPFDAEFKEVLKAIPWAFRAPIRYAFAYGSGVFPQSKSNGKTATPEEVKAIHPKCPPAVARHQDGTPKMIDFIFGVSHTQHWHSLNMKQHRDHYSGLATLGSGAVSYVQDRMGAGVYFNPYVVVNGILIKYGVVLLKTLEEDLTNWDTLYLAGRLHKPVKILRDDPKIRLANQINLLSALRTALLLLPPKFTEEELYATIAGISYLGDPRMALPTENPSKVKNIVGNNMTNFRRLYLPLIETLPNVEFNDPGTSAKDWVWEASNLNLAQDMDPVKRGNMVRRLPRSFRSRLYFQYQRKFAIPQLEFNKMMEESKNEDSISFKRREGGGFERRIVQDDPTELRSYIREVIKQTISWPATTQSLKGPLTSGWTRTWRYLMEKMAKYREGKAKEAEEKEESEEKKA; encoded by the coding sequence GGTCGCTTCCCACTGCGCCCCCGGCCCACCACGACCAGACCACTTCCCTTGGGAACTGCGCGACGATACGGAACGAACGTTGAGGATAAGAATGAGCTGGACAAGGAGTCAAGAGAGGGCGCCCAACACGATGCTGCCGCTGACCAGGCCACCGACACATCAAGGTCCGACACCAAGTCTGCCCAGGCCATCGCAGACGAGGCCTCGAGCAGATCCGACTCGGAGTCTTCGGTTGTCAGCGACCTCAAGGACTGGGAGACGAATCCAAACTTTAAGATCGAATCCTTTTCCGACCTACCCCACGCCAACTTTGGCGTCAACCAACACATACCGTTCGACGCCGAGTTCAAGGAAGTCTTGAAGGCTATCCCTTGGGCGTTCCGGGCGCCGATCCGTTATGCATTTGCTTATGGATCCGGAGTGTTTCCACAGTCGAAATCCAACGGCAAAACGGCAACCCCCGAAGAAGTAAAGGCTATACATCCAAAATGCCCACCAGCGGTAGCAAGACATCAAGATGGCACACCGAAAATGATTGACTTTATCTTTGGCGTGTCCCACACGCAACACTGGCACTCTCTCAATATGAAACAACACCGCGATCATTACTCGGGCCTTGCCACGCTCGGGTCGGGGGCCGTATCTTATGTGCAGGACAGAATGGGTGCTGGTGTCTACTTTAACCCATATGTTGTTGTCAACGGGATTTTGATCAAGTACGGAGTGGTGCTGCTAAAGACACTGGAGGAAGACCTGACCAACTGGGACACACTGTATCTGGCCGGTCGGTTGCACAAGCCAGTGAAGATTCTGCGCGATGACCCCAAGATTCGTCTCGCCAACCAGATCAACCTGCTTTCTGCTTTGAGGACggccctgctgctgttgccgccAAAGTTCACCGAAGAAGAGCTCTATGCCACCATTGCCGGCATCAGCTACCTCGGCGACCCACGAATGGCCCTGCCAACGGAGAACCCAAGCAAGGTCAAGAACATTGTCGGCAACAACATGACCAACTTTAGACGGCTGTATCTCCCACTTATCGAGACGCTCCCCAACGTCGAGTTCAACGACCCGGGAACCAGCGCCAAGGACTGGGTGTGGGAGGCtagcaacctcaacctcgctCAGGATATGGACCCTGTCAAACGCGGCAACATGGTGCGCCGGCTGCCAAGGTCATTCCGGTCACGTCTCTACTTTCAGTACCAGAGGAAATTCGCCATACCGCAGCTAGAGTTCaacaagatgatggaggaaAGTAAGAATGAGGACTCGATCTCATTCAAGCGTCGCGAGGGCGGCGGGTTTGAGAGGCGTATTGTGCAGGACGACCCCACCGAGCTGCGCAGCTATATTCGGGAGGTGATTAAGCAGACTATCAGCTGGCCGGCCACGACACAATCCTTGAAGGGACCCCTCACCAGCGGCTGGACGAGGACGTGGCGGTATctgatggagaagatggccaaATACCGCGAGggaaaggccaaggaggctgaggaaaaggaggagagcgaggagaagaaggcttga
- a CDS encoding hypothetical protein (EggNog:ENOG503NXQW; COG:O), producing MTQLSSLFLTAVLALASGVRAQCGAGSPHATVSGSGNSFRTTRGSTQLYSGSDYRAAIQAGLDGISSGQRVAVLASGSIGAGTITLASGKIFEGCGTINVGNRAGRGAIEIQNVNDVQIPFLTMTGNPYFGLRVSGTRNLKLGKLNFNLSGGLAIRFDRDAAMNYNVEMDTITVTGAGSHAVETWNIDGLKINSVIARDVGESGLLLQNTRNAWVGLVDGNNVATGTGYATFRMANENGKNANGNYNTNVYIDKVISRGGGRGIFCVSRSGGVVIQNVDLSNNGNNAILIENCYNVSIRSGTVNGGGEVRLSARSEFPNNKDIWITLQVNNNSVRESPCGENTNFSISGNARQQIC from the coding sequence ATGACGCAACTCAGCAGCCTCTTCCTGACCGCCGTGCTCGCCCTTGCCTCGGGTGTCCGGGCCCAGTGCGGTGCAGGCAGCCCCCATGCCACCGTGTCCGGCTCAGGCAATTCTTTTAGGACAACCAGAGGCTCCACTCAACTCTACTCTGGTTCCGACTACAGAGCTGCCATCCAGGCCGGTCTCGATGGAATCTCCAGCGGGCAGCGTGTTGCCGTTCTCGCCTCAGGATCCATCGGCGccggcaccatcaccctcgcctcGGGCAAGATCTTTGAGGGTTGCGGTACCATCAACGTGGGCAACCGCGCCGGCCGAGGCGCCATTGAGATCCAAAACGTAAACGATGTCCAGATTCCTTTCCTCACCATGACGGGCAACCCCTACTTTGGCCTCCGTGTCTCCGGCACCCGCAACCTCAAGCTCGGCAAGctcaacttcaacctcaGCGGTGGTCTCGCCATCCGTTTCGACCGCGACGCCGCCATGAACTACAACGTCGAGATGGACACCATCACGGTCACCGGAGCTGGAAGCCATGCTGTCGAGACCTGGAACATTGACGGCCTGAAGATCAACTCTGTCATTGCGCGCGACGTGGGCGAGTCCGGTCTGCTGCTGCAAAACACCAGAAACGCTTGGGTCGGTCTCGTCGATGGCAACAACGTCGCCACCGGCACTGGGTATGCCACCTTCCGTATGGCCAACGAGAACGGCAAGAACGCCAATGGGAACTACAACACCAACGTGTACATCGACAAGGTCATCTCccgcggtggtggtcgcGGTATCTTCTGCGTCTCTCGctctggtggtgtggttATCCAGAACGTCGACTTGTCCAACAACGGGAACAACGCCATTCTCATCGAGAACTGCTACAACGTCTCGATCCGCAGCGGCACCGTCaacggcggtggagaggtcCGCCTGTCTGCCCGTTCAGAGttccccaacaacaaggaCATCTGGATCACCCTGCAGGTGAACAACAACTCTGTTCGTGAGTCGCCATGTGGCGAGAACACAAACTTCTCCATCAGTGGCAACGCCCGACAGCAGATCTGCTAA